A single Elaeis guineensis isolate ETL-2024a chromosome 15, EG11, whole genome shotgun sequence DNA region contains:
- the LOC105037275 gene encoding transcription factor bHLH110 produces the protein MMEPSNLDHHHHQEELHGSSLAAAPSFHVLGGNHEWSQTLMLNCGDLVSNANGVLSSQRDYRPSHEFPPPPYNSQMIQDLGFHWGANSESFMNQSAHQLNLAKIKGELPDSFPKLTGVIRDPSTTEDYQLEERLFRTLASECQINGLQPPSTDMLEVPSLVNFGSGRGNLGVVFPMANISNPCPPLPTFPGSLGMDLQALDLLASARFGRSFCQPSPGGMAGLLREDAPFGLGHLHEPAQGPSNSHHEMPPLVSGVAEAKRGNSILEHRASHTAPKKPRFESRSSFSPFKVRKEKLGDRIAALQQLVAPFGKTDTASVLMEAIGYIKFLQHQVETLSVPYMKSSNNKKSRTTQAVPDEDRDESKLDLRSRGLCLVPLSCTSYVTSDNGGVWSPPNYRGNA, from the exons ATGATGGAGCCTTCAAATCTGGATCACCACCACCACCAAGAAGAGCTTCATGGGTCCTCTTTAGCAGCAGCTCCATCTTTCCATGTTCTTGGAGGCAACCATGAGTGGAGCCAAACTCTGATGTT AAACTGTGGTGACCTCGTATCCAACGCCAATGGAGTCCTCTCAAGCCAAAGAGATTATAGACCAAGCCATGAGTTCCCACCTCCTCCTTACAACTCACAAATGATCCAAGACCTAGGGTTTCACTGGGGTGCCAATTCCGAGAGCTTCATGAACCAGTCAGCCCACCAACTCAACCTAGCAAAGATCAAAGGCGAGCTACCGGACTCTTTTCCAAAGCTTACTGGAGTCATTAGGGATCCCTCCACCACTGAAGACTACCAATTAGAGGAGAGGCTCTTCAGAACATTGGCATCAGAATGCCAGATCAATGGCCTTCAGCCTCCTTCAACAGACATGTTGGAAGTCCCAAGCTTGGTCAATTTTGGCAGCGGCAGAGGAAACCTCGGCGTGGTATTTCCGATGGCTAATATTTCGAACCCGTGTCCCCCTCTGCCGACGTTCCCGGGATCCCTAGGCATGGACCTTCAGGCTTTGGATCTCTTGGCTTCAGCTAGATTCGGCCGGAGCTTCTGCCAACCTTCACCCGGTGGTATGGCCGGTTTGTTGAGAGAAGATGCACCCTTTGGCCTTGGCCATCTCCATGAACCAGCTCAAGGACCATCCAACAGTCACCATGAG ATGCCACCTTTAGTCAGTGGAGTTGCAGAAGCAAAGAGAGGTAATAGTATTTTGGAGCACCGAGCATCTCACACGGCACCAAAAAAACCGCGGTTCGAGTCTCGTTCTTCATTCTCTCCCTTCAAG GTGAGGAAGGAGAAACTGGGTGATAGGATCGCAGCTCTTCAGCAGCTGGTGGCACCTTTTGGCAAG ACTGATACAGCATCAGTGCTAATGGAGGCCATTGGATATATTAAATTTCTTCAACATCAAGTTGAG ACATTAAGTGTGCCTTATATGAAGTCATCTAACAATAAGAAATCAAGGACAACACAAGCG GTACCAGATGAGGACAGAGATGAATCCAAGCTAGATCTAAGGAGTAGAGGACTTTGCCTCGTGCCTTTGTCATGCACTTCATATGTTACAAGCGATAATGGAGGAGTTTGGTCACCACCTAACTATAGGGGAAATGCTTGA